The DNA sequence CTCGACCTTTATCCTTTTTATCAGTTGGTCCAGCGTCATCTCCACGTTGTTGTTGGCGGATCTATCATAGACGCTCAAGGTATCGGAGGTCAGCTCCTTGTCCCCCACTACCACCACGAAGGAAACCCAATCCTGTTTAGCTTCTCTTACTTTCTTCCCTACCGTCTCCCCCCGATCGTCGATTCCAACCCTTATTTGATTGGATTGGACGACGTCGGCCAATTCTCTAGCTCTCTGCAGATGAGATTCTGATACGGTGAGAAATCGTACCTGCTCCGGGGCGATCCACAGAGGCAAGGCACCAATCTTCCCCTCGCTCTCCATCCGCACCGCGGTGTCAAGCAGGGTATAGATATATCTTTCAATGGTCCCGATGATCGCGGTATGAAGTATGACGGGATGCCTCCTCTGACCCTTTTCATCAGTGTAGGTGATTCCGAAGCGCTGGGCATTTCCCACATCGATCTGAACCGTGCCTATCTCTCTTGCTCTCTTCATATCATCTAGGATATGATATTCTATATTGACCGTCCAGTAGTAATTAATTCCCTCAGGGTAGAAATGCAATAGCGCAGGCTTACCATGCTTCTTAAGGATGCGCATGAGCATCTCCTTGTGTTGCCTATATGCCTCCCTAGAAGAGAAATTGACTAGCATCTCATAGTCTCTTCCCAATTTGTTGGCCTCTTCGAATATGCGGCTATCCAGTCGCTCGAACCATTCTTCCGATTCCTTGAGGTCCTTGCAGACAACGTGAAGATCAGGCATGTTCATTCGCCTGGTACGGAAACATAGCATGGTCTCTCCTGACTGCTCCAAACGGTATGCGTCCGCTACCTCAAAGGCGCCAAAGGGCAGCTGTTTATATGAGATGTTCCAGTTCCGCATCATGGCGAACTGCTGATGACATGCGGCATAGCGCATCACAAAATCCCTTTTCTCTCCTGGAATCATATAAAGGCGGTCTCCGAAGAGGGCAGCATGTTCTCTCACTGGTGCCTCATCAAGGGAGAACATATTTGTACCCTTCACGGTGTACACGGGTAGACCTAGATCGTTGACAGTTCTGAAGGAGTAATCGCTCACCAAATCCATCATGAGTGCTCCCTGGGGGGTGAAGCACATATGCCCTACATCGGACATGGGCTCCCATTGGATCCCGAATTTTCTACACAGACGTAGGTACTTGACCTCTCCTGATAAGGGATGCTCCTTCTTCAAAGCCTCCTTTTCCATCATTATCATAAAGGCCTGATTGTGAGACTTGAAATCGGTAGGGATGAGCTCCTGGCCATCTGGAGTGAGTACCATGAAGCTTTCTTCCCCCTTGATGGAAGTCTTGACTTCCTTACCCTCGAAAGCGCGGGATAATTCCGATAAGGGATGACCTTTACAGCTAATCCTAAAGGATTTGTACCATCCGAAAGGTGCACGCATTACCTCTATGCCCTGGTCAGCCAATCTGGCCTCCACGGCCTTCATCATCTCCAGCCCCGTCAAGGGGGTAGATATATCGGGCGATAAGTGAGCATAAGGATAGAGCATGACCCTTTCCGCGCCAGTCTTGCTCAAGACTTCTAGGATGTCTATGACAGCTTCCTCAGACACCTGTGGTATCTTCCCCTCATCCTTTTTCTCCACCGTCATGAATACCACAAGAACTTCTTCCAGACGGCCCTTCCTGCGCGTATCGTCTATTTGCTCTGCGACAGACGTAGGCTTCCTGACCTCAAATTCCATGTAGTCGGCGTGGATGTAAAGGGCTTTCATCGAGTGGCGAAGTAACGCCTGCCCCCTATTTAAGTTAAGCATGGCTGCAAAGTAGAGTGTTAGTTTTGCCCGCGTTGGACAATCTTTATAAGAAGTGAATGGATTCGCTGGGAAGACTCAGCATGAAAATTTGGAGCTTGAGGAAGGACCTCAGGGCGGCTATGAATGCGACGATCATAGTCCTCATCGCCATCTTGGTCGTAAGCGCAAGCAGCGTGGTGGTGCTTCTTTATACTAACGCTCAAGGAAGCGAGGACCAAAGCGGGAGGGCGGTCCGTAGCGGCGATAGAGTGACGGTAGATTATATCGGCAGATTGGCCGATGGTCGTGTTTTCGACACCTCACTATGGAGCGTGGCCAGTGATGATGCCCTATATCCCAAATCGCTCTTCTTCACTATGCGAGCGCAGTCATCCTATACTCCTCTTAGCTTCACCGTGGGGTCTGGCTCGATGATCCAGGGATTCGATCAAGGGGTCCTGGGCATGGTGGTGGGCCAGACTAAAGTGATAGAGGTTCCGCCCGAGAAGGGGTATGGCAAGATGAACCAGAGCCTCCTTTTCGTGAGGCAACTGCAGGTCGAAGAGCGCGTCCTAGTAAATATGTCCATGGATGAATTCGGTGCCAAATACGGTTACCTGCCGGAGCAGGGCATGTTGGTCAAGGACCCTGATTTCGGGTGGGATGTTATCGTGATGCAAGTCAATACCGATGCGGATAGGGTCCTGGTGATAAACAAGCCAGTCGTGGGGCAAAGATATGCCATGTACGGAGAGCCTGACTCCGTCTCTCCCACAGGATGGTGGGCGGAGGTGACGGAAGTAGATTCGTCTGCCAACGGAGGGGAGGGAAGGATCATAGTGAAGAATCTTCTCACTGATTCGGAGGCGGGAAGGATAAAAGGATATGATGTCAGAAAAGGCGCTACCTTTTACATCGATATGGTCAATGAATCTGCCGGCACCTATCGCATGAATTACAATGGCGAGCTGTTAGGCAAGACCCTCTTCTTCACCGTCACATTGAGGAGCATCAGCTAAGGACATGAGCCATGAGATATCAGGGGGCAAAGTCTTTCTTCATTTCTTTTCCGTCGCCGAGTTCACATCTTCAATCGTTGATTATGCCCGTTCTCGTGTTACATCCTCATAGATAGAGGCGAGCTTTGCCGCTTGTTCGTCCCAGGAATATCGCGACGCTCTTTCCCTAGCCTTTCTTCCTAATTCACCTCTCATCGTGGAATCCTCGAGCAGCTGGCGAATGGCTTGGGCTATCGCCACCGAGTCCTTGGGTGGTATAAGAATGCCCGCATCCCCCACTACCTCTGGCAGCCCACCCACCATAGTGGCTACCACAGGCTTCCCATAGGACATAGCTTCAGCCGCAGCTATACCATACGATTCAAAAAGGGAAGGCAAGACGAAGATGGAGCAAGATGCTAACAGATTCGCTTTCTCTTCCTCGTCTACCTTTCCCGGAAAATCAATTTTATGCATCACGCCTAGTTTGCGCGCCATTCTCATCAACCTTTCTCTCTCCGGTCCACCACCAGCCATGACCAGACGCCCTTCCACATCCTGCATGGCCTGCACCAGAAACTCCAATCCTTTGGTACGAACCATCCTGCATAATGAGAGGATGAACCCTTCATCCCTGGATGGCATGCACGGCATATCCACACCGTTGGGCACCACGCACATCTTGGCCGCAGGTATGCCATGGCGCAGGTTGTCGCGAAGAACGAAATCGCTGATGCAAATGATCCTGGCGAATCTCTCCATCTTGCGCACGAAGCACCAATCGTTGAGGTAACTCAAAGCCCTCATCATGCCCTCCCCCTCTCCGAAGGTGTTGTGATAGGTCAACAGTATCCTGCCTTGGTATCGCAGGGCTTGTCTAATATAGGAAGGGGCCCAACGGTAATGCAGATCCACTATGTCAGGGCGGAGGGCTTCTAAGGCTTCAAGAACCCCTGTACTGCTCACATAAGGGGGATTGTACAAGTCGATGTATCTTGATTGCAGGCGCACCACTCTATAGCCATCTATCCACTCTTCCTCACTAGTTCCCGGAAGACGGCTGGTTAGCACTATGACTTCATGCTTTTTTGCCAATCGCTTGGACATATGGTGAATGCGGTGCTCTATTCCTCCCATGAAGGGATAGTGAAATGGATTAAGTTGGAGGATTCGCACAGACCTCACCCAACCTCCTCTTGCGATAGAAGGACAGAGCGAAGCTTATCCCGATTATGATAAGCACCAGGAGGAAGGTGACCAGCCGAGCCACTCCCGCTTCGAAATAATAGACAAGGTATCCTGCGGCAGCGAGTATTATACCGTATTTCAACATCCCGCCCAGGACCGTATAGAAAAGGGTTTTCCTTAAGGACCACTTGCATATGGCCACGAAGGCCCCCAAGAAAGGCAGGATGGGCGCGATGCGGTTGACCAATATCATGCGCTCATCTCGCACCAGCAGGAAATCCCTATACTTCATGATCACCTTCTCAATCCGTGTGGGCACTTTTATACGCCTAACCAGGTTGTAGAGCGTGAGGACGCCAGCGATCTCAGCCATGGCTATAGTCAGGAGTATGAGAACGGCGAATTCCCACTGGAACTCTGGCATTAACTCCTGGCCAGCGAAGAATATAAGGATGACGAAGAGCTCAGGAAGGGTAGGGAAGAGGATGGCATCGATATAGAAGATGAAGAAGACCGAGAGAAGCAAGCCTATCAATCCCAATCCCTTGAAGAAGTCGATGATCATCTGCCCGATGTCCGGCATGATGCCTCTCCCGTTAGGTCTGATACTTAGATGAAGCTTTGCCTCCAAAGCCTTTCCTCATGGCCTACGCCCCTGCAGCTTGGCGCGCTTGCTCTCTATGGCTCCCTCGTAGACCTCTATAAGCTTTCTGGCTGATTTCTCCTGCGAATATTCCTCGGCCCTGCGCCTGGCTGCTTCTCCGATGAATCTCGGTGCCTTCAGCGCCTTCAAGATGGCTTCCTTCCAGCTTTCCTCTCCGTCTTGGAAGAGATAGCCATTTTCTCCGTCGCGGATGAGCTCGGCCACGGCGCGATAGGCTATACCTACCACTGGCTTGGAGCAAGCCATGGCCTCCAGCACCACCAGGCCCTGGGTCTCGAACTTGGAAGCTATGGTGAAGACGTCGCAGCTCGCATAATAATAAGGAAGCTCCTCATCCGGAACGAATCCAGTAAAGATAACTCGTTCCCCTACTCCCAATTCTTTCGCCCGCTGCATACAATGAGGTCGATAAGGCCCTTCGCCCGCGACCATCAGCATCACATCTTCTCGCTCTCGTGCCAAAGAAGCGAAACCTTGGAGAACGAGGTCTATGTTCTTCTCTGCAGCTATGCGTCCCAAATGGAGGATCACCTTCTTGCCTTCCAGACCGTACCTTTTCCTCACGGTAGAACCATCTAAATCCGGATGGAATCGCGTAAGATCTATTCCGCTCGGTATCACTTCGAGCTTCCTTATGCCAGGGACATGGCGCTCCAGCTCTCGCCTGATCGCTTCAGTAGGGACAATCACCGCCTCGGAGCGGCGTAGAAGGCTGCGAATGTAGATCCATATCAGCTTCTCCGCCACCTCATCAGGTATGCCAGTGAAGTTGTAGTAGGGAACAGCTTCCGTCAGGTTGGTATGCCAGGTCGTCACCACAGGCTTTCTCAGACGTCGTCCAGCGAACATGCTACGCAGGGACATGAAGGCCAGGCCATGATTATGGATTACGTCTATTCCCAATCTCTGCAGGATCTCGCTCTTATTGGTGGGGAATATGGTCATGCGGTACCCTTTATAACGGCGGAAGCCTATGGAGCGAAAGTAGAACACCCCTGGCTCCCTTACTGCTCCCTTCTCAGGTTCAGGGGCGAAGACGTAGACCTCATGCCCAAGCCGCTCCAGCTCTTTCTTAGTCAGCATGATTGAGGTAACCACTCCGTCCCTCGAGGGGAGGTAGGTATCGGTGAAGAAGGCTATGCGCAAACCTCATCACCTGAGCCAAATTCCAGAGATCTTATCTATGACATCCATGGGATCCCTACCTAAGATCCTGATCATGGGCTCCTTTCCAATGCCTCCCAGATCGTATATAATATCAGGTATCGCTCCATGGCTCTCAATGGCCTTTCGAGTCCCCCAATCCATAGTGCTTACGCCGTCTGGCTCCTCGCTTCTATCGAAGGCGGAAGAAGTAAGCCCCAATTCCTTCAATCTATTCAGATTCTCTTTGGAATAGCGAAGGTTCAAGGCCGATCTCATACAAGGGTCATAAGACATGGCTGCTAGAACCACTTTAGCCATGTGGCGGGAGGCTCCGAAGGCTAGGCATCCGCAGCGCCTCGCCTTATCGCCTGAGGCCACGATGCGCCCCTCGATGGCCACCACGTCCTCGATGTACCGTGCGCGCGGAAGGGCATAGGCGAAATTCATCCCCACCTCAGGAATCCAGCGTCTCTCCAGCTTGGGGATAAGGGCATCCACTCCCTCTTTCAGTTGTACCAGGGTCTGATAGCGCAACGCCTCTCGCTTAAGACTGGAAAGAGAATCCAGAACCTTCAGGCCTTGTCCCACGCTATAAGCCGCCGACAGGGCGTCCTGGATCAGGGCACGAGAGGCGACTACCGCCTCCTCAAGGCCTAAACCCAAGGCGAGATGTCCGGCTATATATGATGATAGGTTGCATCCGCTTCCATGCGGTCGCACCTCCAATCTTGTAGCTTTGATCTCCTTGATCTCACCCTCTATGCACAACAAGTCCACGACCTTCTTCCCAGTGAAATGTCCACCTTTTAATAGCACAGAACGAGGGCCCATCTCCATCAAGGAATGACATGCTCTCCTCGCCTCGGTAAGATTCCTTATCTTCTTTCCTAGCAGCGCCTCGGCCTCGTAACGATTAGGAGTGATGATCCATGCCAAAGGGAACACCTCTTCCTTCAATGTTCGCAGAAGCCCATGCGTATGCAGCGAATCTCCAACGCCTGCGGCGAGGACAGGATCCACCACCAAGGGAAGTCTCTCAGGGCGAAGGCGTGCTGCCACCGCGGAGGCGATCTCCTGTGAGTACAACATACCCATCTTGATCGACGATATCTTGGCATCGGTGAGAACGGCTTCCAACTGTGAAAGCACATGCTCTACTGGAAGAGGGAATATGGCTGAGACCTTTGTTGTGTTTTGAGAAGTTACGCAAGTTATGACCGTGGTTGCATGGACGCCTAAAGAGGACAAGGCCTTGATATCGGCTTGCACACCCGCTCCTCCGATGGAGTCGGAACCTGCGATGCTGAGCACTACGGGCATGCACCAGAAATTGCATCTGATATTATTACGTACTCCTGTAGAAGGCACCATTGCTCTCCGATTATTCTTGATTTAGCGAGTTTTTATGCGTCCCATCATGCTGCATGAGATT is a window from the Methanomassiliicoccales archaeon genome containing:
- a CDS encoding FKBP-type peptidyl-prolyl cis-trans isomerase translates to MDSLGRLSMKIWSLRKDLRAAMNATIIVLIAILVVSASSVVVLLYTNAQGSEDQSGRAVRSGDRVTVDYIGRLADGRVFDTSLWSVASDDALYPKSLFFTMRAQSSYTPLSFTVGSGSMIQGFDQGVLGMVVGQTKVIEVPPEKGYGKMNQSLLFVRQLQVEERVLVNMSMDEFGAKYGYLPEQGMLVKDPDFGWDVIVMQVNTDADRVLVINKPVVGQRYAMYGEPDSVSPTGWWAEVTEVDSSANGGEGRIIVKNLLTDSEAGRIKGYDVRKGATFYIDMVNESAGTYRMNYNGELLGKTLFFTVTLRSIS
- the thiD gene encoding bifunctional hydroxymethylpyrimidine kinase/phosphomethylpyrimidine kinase, which encodes MVPSTGVRNNIRCNFWCMPVVLSIAGSDSIGGAGVQADIKALSSLGVHATTVITCVTSQNTTKVSAIFPLPVEHVLSQLEAVLTDAKISSIKMGMLYSQEIASAVAARLRPERLPLVVDPVLAAGVGDSLHTHGLLRTLKEEVFPLAWIITPNRYEAEALLGKKIRNLTEARRACHSLMEMGPRSVLLKGGHFTGKKVVDLLCIEGEIKEIKATRLEVRPHGSGCNLSSYIAGHLALGLGLEEAVVASRALIQDALSAAYSVGQGLKVLDSLSSLKREALRYQTLVQLKEGVDALIPKLERRWIPEVGMNFAYALPRARYIEDVVAIEGRIVASGDKARRCGCLAFGASRHMAKVVLAAMSYDPCMRSALNLRYSKENLNRLKELGLTSSAFDRSEEPDGVSTMDWGTRKAIESHGAIPDIIYDLGGIGKEPMIRILGRDPMDVIDKISGIWLR
- a CDS encoding glycosyltransferase; translated protein: MRIAFFTDTYLPSRDGVVTSIMLTKKELERLGHEVYVFAPEPEKGAVREPGVFYFRSIGFRRYKGYRMTIFPTNKSEILQRLGIDVIHNHGLAFMSLRSMFAGRRLRKPVVTTWHTNLTEAVPYYNFTGIPDEVAEKLIWIYIRSLLRRSEAVIVPTEAIRRELERHVPGIRKLEVIPSGIDLTRFHPDLDGSTVRKRYGLEGKKVILHLGRIAAEKNIDLVLQGFASLAREREDVMLMVAGEGPYRPHCMQRAKELGVGERVIFTGFVPDEELPYYYASCDVFTIASKFETQGLVVLEAMACSKPVVGIAYRAVAELIRDGENGYLFQDGEESWKEAILKALKAPRFIGEAARRRAEEYSQEKSARKLIEVYEGAIESKRAKLQGRRP
- a CDS encoding glycosyltransferase family 4 protein; the encoded protein is MRSVRILQLNPFHYPFMGGIEHRIHHMSKRLAKKHEVIVLTSRLPGTSEEEWIDGYRVVRLQSRYIDLYNPPYVSSTGVLEALEALRPDIVDLHYRWAPSYIRQALRYQGRILLTYHNTFGEGEGMMRALSYLNDWCFVRKMERFARIICISDFVLRDNLRHGIPAAKMCVVPNGVDMPCMPSRDEGFILSLCRMVRTKGLEFLVQAMQDVEGRLVMAGGGPERERLMRMARKLGVMHKIDFPGKVDEEEKANLLASCSIFVLPSLFESYGIAAAEAMSYGKPVVATMVGGLPEVVGDAGILIPPKDSVAIAQAIRQLLEDSTMRGELGRKARERASRYSWDEQAAKLASIYEDVTRERA
- a CDS encoding threonine--tRNA ligase, encoding MKALYIHADYMEFEVRKPTSVAEQIDDTRRKGRLEEVLVVFMTVEKKDEGKIPQVSEEAVIDILEVLSKTGAERVMLYPYAHLSPDISTPLTGLEMMKAVEARLADQGIEVMRAPFGWYKSFRISCKGHPLSELSRAFEGKEVKTSIKGEESFMVLTPDGQELIPTDFKSHNQAFMIMMEKEALKKEHPLSGEVKYLRLCRKFGIQWEPMSDVGHMCFTPQGALMMDLVSDYSFRTVNDLGLPVYTVKGTNMFSLDEAPVREHAALFGDRLYMIPGEKRDFVMRYAACHQQFAMMRNWNISYKQLPFGAFEVADAYRLEQSGETMLCFRTRRMNMPDLHVVCKDLKESEEWFERLDSRIFEEANKLGRDYEMLVNFSSREAYRQHKEMLMRILKKHGKPALLHFYPEGINYYWTVNIEYHILDDMKRAREIGTVQIDVGNAQRFGITYTDEKGQRRHPVILHTAIIGTIERYIYTLLDTAVRMESEGKIGALPLWIAPEQVRFLTVSESHLQRARELADVVQSNQIRVGIDDRGETVGKKVREAKQDWVSFVVVVGDKELTSDTLSVYDRSANNNVEMTLDQLIKRIKVETSGKPFRPMYMPREMSLRVDM